TACACAGAGCAAAAAACACAGACCCTAACAGAAGAAGTTGAGTCAATAGTCATCACTCATGACTCAGAAAGTCAGGTAATCATAGCTGAGTTACCAGTTGAAAATCATCAGCAGTCCACAGAAGCGGTAATTGAGAAACTACTAAAAATTTCTAATTGGGGAGAAGTTGCGGCTAACCAAGCCGAGATTGATCAAGTTTGGCCGCTACTTTCAGAAAACCAGCGTTCGCATCTCTGGGAACTTCATCAAAAATATCAGCAGCAATTGTCTTTAGAGGAATTGGCACAGAGGGCGATCGCTACACAAGCTGAAATTAAGGAAACGGGTTTTGGTTCCCACTTCCGAAGCTATGTTTTGAAAGCTGTTAGAGGGGGAATAGCGATCGCTCGGAAATGCTGGGGCGACAAGCAAGAATGCTCAATACCTTTAAATCAACTATTGCTAGCCAATTAAAATTGAATCAGAATAATGCACTGTTTACAGATTTTTGGATTTTTGCGTACTCAAATATTCAAAAGTTTAAAGATGTAAGTATTTAAAAGCCTGAGCATAGCTGGTACAGTAATAACATTCGCAGAGGGTTAAGTTTTTGAGTACGCAAAAACTTAGAGATTTAACAATTCAAGTTTTCAGCATTTGAAAAACTCAATATTTGAGATATCACCATGATTATCACAGTTGCATCCTTCAAGGGAGGGGTGGGGAAAACCACAACAGCAGTTCATTTAGCTACTTACTTACAAGCCTTTGGCGAGACACTTCTTATTGACGGCGACCCAAACCGTTCTGCTAGCGGTTGGTCAAAACGTGGCGCTCTGCCCTTCAAAGTGATTGATGAGCGGCAAGCTGCAAAGTATGCGAAGAATTACCAGCACATTATCATTGACACGCAAGCAAGACCGGAACAGGAAGATTTAGAAGCACTTGTGGAAGGATGTGATTTACTTGTGCTTCCCACTACCCCGGATGCTTTATCACTTGATGCCCTGATGCAGACTGTTACTACTCTCAATTCGTTAGGTGCTGATAAATTTCGCATCCTTAT
This Nostoc sp. 'Peltigera membranacea cyanobiont' N6 DNA region includes the following protein-coding sequences:
- a CDS encoding ParA family protein codes for the protein MIITVASFKGGVGKTTTAVHLATYLQAFGETLLIDGDPNRSASGWSKRGALPFKVIDERQAAKYAKNYQHIIIDTQARPEQEDLEALVEGCDLLVLPTTPDALSLDALMQTVTTLNSLGADKFRILITRVPPKPRRDGEEARAMLTEAGLPLFKGSVRDAVAFQKAALAGVPVNKISDPRAKIAWRDYQSIGQEVMK